In the Thermomicrobiales bacterium genome, one interval contains:
- a CDS encoding type I glyceraldehyde-3-phosphate dehydrogenase translates to ESTGFFTDATKAQGHRDAGAKKVIITAPANNEDITIVLGVNEDQYDPDSHHIISNASCTTNCLAPVAKVIHERFGIAHALMTTVHAYTNDQNILDAPHKDLRRARSAALSIIPTTTGAARAVALVMPELKGKFDGFSLRVPTPTVSIVDLTVELENDATAESLNAAFQEEADGALEGILSFSDEPLVSADYRGDSHSSIVDGLSTMVTGKRLAKVVAWYDNEWGYSCRVADLTDMIASQGF, encoded by the coding sequence TTGAGTCGACGGGCTTCTTCACCGATGCCACCAAGGCTCAGGGCCATCGCGACGCCGGGGCAAAGAAGGTCATCATCACCGCACCAGCCAACAATGAGGACATCACGATCGTCCTCGGCGTGAACGAAGACCAGTACGATCCGGATTCGCACCACATCATTTCCAACGCATCGTGCACGACGAACTGCCTCGCGCCGGTCGCGAAGGTGATTCACGAGCGCTTCGGCATCGCCCACGCGCTGATGACCACCGTGCATGCCTACACGAACGACCAGAACATCCTCGACGCGCCGCACAAGGACTTGCGTCGTGCTCGCAGCGCTGCGCTCAGCATCATCCCAACCACAACCGGCGCTGCGCGCGCCGTTGCGCTCGTCATGCCGGAGCTCAAGGGCAAGTTCGACGGCTTCTCGCTGCGCGTCCCGACGCCGACGGTTTCAATCGTCGATCTCACAGTCGAGCTGGAGAACGATGCCACTGCAGAGTCGCTGAACGCTGCGTTCCAGGAGGAAGCCGACGGCGCACTGGAGGGCATTCTCAGCTTTAGCGATGAGCCGCTCGTGTCAGCCGACTATCGCGGCGACAGCCACTCCTCGATCGTTGACGGCCTTTCAACAATGGTCACCGGAAAGCGGCTGGCCAAGGTCGTTGCCTGGTACGACAACGAGTGGGGCTATTCCTGCCGCGTCGCCGATTTGACTGACATGATCGCGTCGCAGGGCTTCTAG
- a CDS encoding phosphoglycerate kinase, translating into MAFRTLDALDVSGKRVLVRVDFNVPLDGPTITDDTRIQAALPTIRALLDHNAAVILVSHLGRPKGKVAPEFSLAPIAKRLSELLGMDVSFASDVVGPSAQEISRTIRPGEVALLENVRFEPGEERNDDDLATALAGLADAYVNDAFGAAHRAHASTEGVAHKLPHAAGLLMERELSSLSRALDDPGRPLVVILGGAKISDKIGVIRKYLETADAILVGGGIANTLAAAQGRQMGTSLVETGSLDVARQILSDAETATCDLVIPSDFVVAASPKDTAHATTVTEVPSDQAALDIGPASIAAFSEWIARAKTIVWNGPMGLFEVSPFDAGTRAVAAAVAASDGYSIVGGGDSVAAVQQAGLADKMDHVSTGGGASLEFLEGKTLPGVAALEE; encoded by the coding sequence GTGGCGTTTCGCACACTCGATGCGCTCGATGTTTCCGGCAAACGGGTACTGGTTCGCGTCGATTTCAATGTGCCGCTCGACGGACCAACAATCACCGACGACACACGCATTCAGGCTGCGTTGCCAACGATCAGGGCTCTGCTCGATCACAATGCAGCGGTCATTCTCGTCTCGCACCTCGGACGACCAAAAGGAAAGGTCGCCCCTGAGTTTTCGCTCGCACCCATTGCAAAGCGTCTGAGCGAGCTGTTGGGCATGGATGTCTCGTTCGCCTCCGACGTCGTCGGACCGTCCGCGCAGGAGATCTCACGAACGATTCGGCCAGGTGAAGTCGCGCTGTTGGAGAACGTGCGCTTTGAGCCGGGCGAGGAGCGCAACGACGACGATCTGGCGACGGCGCTCGCCGGACTGGCCGATGCCTACGTCAACGACGCGTTCGGCGCAGCGCATAGAGCCCATGCATCGACCGAAGGGGTTGCGCACAAGCTGCCGCACGCCGCCGGACTATTGATGGAACGCGAGCTGTCGTCGCTGTCACGTGCGCTAGATGATCCGGGTCGACCGCTAGTTGTTATTCTTGGCGGTGCGAAGATCTCGGACAAGATCGGCGTGATCCGCAAGTATCTCGAAACCGCAGACGCGATCCTCGTCGGGGGCGGCATCGCCAACACACTGGCCGCAGCGCAGGGCCGCCAGATGGGCACCTCGCTCGTAGAAACCGGCAGCCTGGATGTCGCCCGCCAGATCCTCAGCGACGCTGAGACAGCCACGTGCGATCTGGTGATTCCGAGCGACTTCGTTGTTGCAGCCAGCCCCAAAGACACAGCCCATGCCACGACAGTGACCGAGGTTCCATCGGATCAGGCAGCGCTCGATATTGGACCCGCCAGCATCGCGGCGTTCAGCGAATGGATCGCCCGGGCGAAGACCATTGTCTGGAACGGCCCGATGGGGTTGTTTGAAGTATCCCCGTTTGACGCCGGTACGCGCGCCGTTGCTGCCGCAGTCGCGGCGTCGGACGGTTACTCGATTGTCGGCGGCGGCGACTCGGTTGCGGCTGTCCAGCAGGCGGGACTGGCCGACAAGATGGATCACGTTTCGACCGGTGGCGGCGCGTCACTGGAGTTCCTTGAAGGGAAGACGCTTCCCGGCGTCGCAGCACTGGAGGAGTGA
- the tpiA gene encoding triose-phosphate isomerase, with the protein MSRKPIVAGNWKMNTTLDEARALAEGIASNAGSISGVELAVFPPFPWLVPVRDALQDSGVALGAQNCYIKESGAFTGEVSPWALAGVCQMILAGHSERRHVFGESDGLVGQKVDATLAAGLTSVLCVGELLDERQAGDAEAVVERQLAAGLANVSTDLLPRLVVAYEPVWAIGTGVAATPADAQEMCATIRRWMASKFGDEGAAVRVLYGGSVSPDNATELFSQTDVDGGLVGGASLKAESFIAIAVAAVGV; encoded by the coding sequence GTGTCACGCAAGCCGATCGTTGCCGGCAACTGGAAGATGAACACGACGCTTGATGAAGCGCGAGCACTGGCTGAGGGTATTGCGTCCAACGCCGGCAGTATCAGCGGCGTCGAGTTAGCTGTGTTTCCGCCATTCCCGTGGCTCGTCCCTGTTCGCGACGCGCTCCAGGACAGCGGCGTCGCGCTGGGCGCACAGAACTGCTACATCAAAGAATCCGGCGCATTCACCGGCGAGGTGTCGCCGTGGGCGCTTGCAGGCGTCTGCCAGATGATCCTGGCGGGGCACAGCGAACGTCGCCACGTCTTTGGCGAGTCCGACGGGCTTGTCGGGCAAAAGGTCGACGCAACGTTGGCGGCCGGACTGACGAGCGTTCTGTGTGTCGGTGAGTTGTTGGACGAGCGACAAGCGGGCGACGCTGAGGCTGTAGTTGAGCGTCAGCTCGCAGCCGGTCTGGCCAACGTGAGCACCGACTTGCTGCCGCGGCTCGTCGTGGCCTACGAGCCGGTCTGGGCGATCGGTACCGGCGTCGCGGCGACACCCGCCGACGCGCAGGAGATGTGCGCAACGATCCGGCGCTGGATGGCGAGCAAGTTTGGCGACGAAGGCGCAGCGGTGCGCGTGCTGTACGGCGGCTCGGTCTCGCCCGACAACGCGACCGAGCTGTTCAGCCAGACGGATGTCGATGGTGGTCTTGTCGGAGGTGCAAGCCTCAAGGCAGAATCATTCATCGCAATCGCTGTCGCAGCCGTGGGTGTGTAG
- the secG gene encoding preprotein translocase subunit SecG, whose translation MDFALDLAIIVVSIMLMAVILMQSKGSGFSGAFGGDTSSIYRTRRGFERTLYNFTIGVGVIFVVLSIIAAVAR comes from the coding sequence TTGGATTTCGCACTCGATCTTGCGATCATCGTCGTATCGATCATGCTGATGGCTGTGATCCTGATGCAATCAAAGGGATCAGGGTTCAGCGGCGCGTTCGGTGGCGATACATCGTCGATCTATCGAACACGGCGCGGCTTTGAGCGCACGTTGTACAACTTCACGATCGGCGTCGGTGTCATCTTCGTCGTACTGTCGATTATCGCCGCAGTCGCTCGATAG
- the tatA gene encoding twin-arginine translocase TatA/TatE family subunit: MPSLGWQELVIILVIVVIIFGVGKLPEIGGALGKGIKEFKTNVEEGDEVDVVETKEVTTTTKTPAKEEL, encoded by the coding sequence ATGCCGTCTCTGGGGTGGCAGGAACTCGTCATCATCCTGGTAATTGTCGTCATCATTTTCGGAGTGGGCAAGCTCCCCGAGATTGGCGGCGCTCTGGGTAAGGGCATCAAAGAGTTCAAGACCAATGTCGAAGAGGGCGATGAAGTCGATGTGGTAGAGACCAAGGAAGTCACCACAACGACCAAGACGCCGGCGAAGGAAGAGCTCTAG
- the lepB gene encoding signal peptidase I, translated as MHDGSQADKRPGDEIHTITPPSTDAQSTQDLPAVQPQRTQQRGVLWDVVETLILALVIFVAVRMVVLNFRVDGESMHPNLDDRQMLLVIRPVYWHFDLNAVLNVLPFIDREGENVVFPFHPPQRGDIIVLHPPVDGGKPYIKRIIGLPGERIAIHDGAVYINGNRLDESYLNGVETAWAGTLSQNELTIPDGQYYVLGDNRANSSDSRAFGPIGIDQIIGRAWISYWPKSDIGILSTPSYPQ; from the coding sequence ATGCATGACGGCTCTCAGGCAGACAAGCGGCCTGGAGACGAAATCCACACCATAACCCCACCTTCGACCGACGCGCAGTCTACGCAGGATCTTCCCGCCGTGCAGCCGCAACGCACTCAGCAGCGCGGGGTGCTCTGGGACGTCGTCGAAACATTGATCCTTGCACTCGTGATCTTCGTCGCTGTTCGGATGGTCGTCCTGAATTTTCGAGTCGATGGCGAATCGATGCATCCAAATCTTGATGACCGCCAGATGCTCCTCGTCATTCGACCGGTGTACTGGCATTTTGATCTGAACGCCGTGCTCAACGTTCTGCCATTTATCGATCGGGAAGGCGAGAACGTCGTGTTCCCATTTCACCCACCACAGCGAGGCGACATCATCGTCCTGCACCCACCTGTTGACGGCGGGAAGCCGTACATCAAACGCATCATCGGCCTGCCGGGCGAACGAATTGCGATCCATGATGGTGCCGTGTACATCAACGGCAATCGGCTGGACGAGTCGTACTTGAATGGTGTTGAGACAGCCTGGGCCGGGACACTCAGCCAGAACGAGCTGACGATTCCGGATGGCCAGTATTACGTTCTCGGCGATAATCGGGCAAACTCATCTGATTCCCGGGCGTTTGGGCCAATTGGAATCGATCAGATTATCGGACGGGCGTGGATATCGTACTGGCCGAAAAGTGATATAGGTATTCTGTCCACACCGTCGTATCCCCAATAG
- a CDS encoding bifunctional nuclease family protein, translating into MIETVVDSIRVSLVTQARVVILKEVEGDRHLPIWIGAFEAEAIAMELQGISSPRPLPYDLLRSVIGELGGDINRIVITEINNDVYYARIIIQQNGMGVEIDSRPSDAIALAVRAKVPIFVDDSVMARAGVQLDDNADDESTAEGEGTGEPTVSEEKLSAFRDFIDTLDLDDFGQKRDN; encoded by the coding sequence ATGATAGAGACTGTCGTCGACAGCATCCGTGTGAGCCTTGTTACGCAGGCACGGGTAGTCATCCTCAAAGAGGTAGAGGGTGACCGGCATCTTCCGATCTGGATCGGCGCGTTCGAGGCCGAAGCCATTGCAATGGAGCTGCAGGGCATCTCGTCGCCACGTCCGCTGCCGTACGATCTGTTGCGCTCGGTCATCGGTGAACTGGGTGGGGATATCAATCGCATTGTCATCACCGAGATCAATAATGATGTCTACTACGCACGCATCATCATTCAGCAAAACGGTATGGGCGTCGAGATCGACTCGCGGCCATCGGATGCGATCGCACTGGCTGTCCGCGCGAAGGTGCCAATCTTCGTCGACGATTCGGTGATGGCGCGCGCTGGGGTCCAGCTTGATGACAACGCCGATGATGAGTCTACGGCTGAAGGCGAAGGCACCGGCGAGCCGACGGTGAGCGAAGAGAAGCTGTCGGCATTCCGCGACTTCATTGACACGCTCGATCTCGATGACTTTGGCCAGAAGCGTGACAATTAG
- a CDS encoding sigma-70 family RNA polymerase sigma factor, protein MTTCSSSQVDMCADGVICTRNDDASRRDRLEQQALEHIDALYRTALRMTRNAADAEDLVQETYLRAFRSLHQFAEGTNLRAWLFRIMTNTYINEYRKRQRRPSKASLDDLEEFYLYDHLIDSGVQPGVERPEDIVLSQLSVDSVVSAIEDLPEEFRQVVLLADVEGFSYRDIASIVDIPIGTVMSRLYRARRRLQRTLYDAAIETGIIERAALDGNV, encoded by the coding sequence ATGACCACGTGTTCATCATCTCAAGTCGACATGTGCGCTGACGGCGTGATCTGCACTCGCAATGATGACGCCTCACGCCGTGATCGGCTGGAGCAACAAGCGCTTGAGCATATCGACGCGCTGTATCGAACGGCGTTGCGGATGACGCGAAATGCGGCAGATGCTGAAGACCTCGTTCAGGAGACGTATTTGCGAGCGTTCCGCTCGTTGCACCAGTTCGCCGAAGGTACGAACTTGCGAGCCTGGCTGTTTCGCATCATGACGAACACGTACATCAATGAGTATCGCAAGCGGCAGCGCCGACCATCGAAAGCATCGCTCGACGATCTTGAAGAGTTCTATCTCTACGACCACCTGATCGATTCGGGGGTCCAGCCGGGCGTTGAGCGACCGGAAGACATTGTGCTGAGCCAACTGTCGGTCGACAGCGTGGTCAGCGCGATTGAGGATCTCCCAGAAGAATTTCGCCAGGTCGTGCTACTGGCTGATGTCGAAGGCTTCAGCTATCGAGATATCGCCTCAATCGTCGACATACCAATAGGAACCGTCATGTCCCGACTCTATCGCGCCCGTCGCCGACTCCAGCGTACGCTGTATGACGCGGCAATCGAGACCGGAATCATCGAAAGAGCGGCGCTCGATGGGAACGTGTAA
- a CDS encoding DUF1992 domain-containing protein, which yields MVIDLHGRCKLADTQAAVHNLNGQLTVCSRFVAANTVARLQLINQLLAAGNVTGCAMTEKHEVIAGWLRPKISIESQESEDAILGNAEMFANNAGRFRRHPANEMLYVLASTENHLLCFFEISWLVLRSKQRANVVQIRLADENLLSQVCALPLWGVVGRTLSLQWAREMLHAHYGEYNIADLPHNSGAVPEERRMFERIAEEKIREAIDRGDFENLRSSGKRLAAQDDDYTGDDWMGNHILHNAGFLPEWLELRKQIYYERPHVLEAVAEWRDLIRQYGTRHALSVRAGENYRKLATAINAKIDLHNIRCPGISFELGRFREDALPPDMPV from the coding sequence GTGGTGATCGACCTGCACGGCCGGTGCAAGCTCGCAGACACCCAGGCAGCCGTTCACAATCTGAACGGTCAACTCACCGTCTGCAGTCGTTTCGTCGCCGCTAATACCGTAGCGCGACTGCAACTCATCAATCAGCTTCTGGCTGCCGGCAACGTAACAGGCTGTGCCATGACAGAGAAGCATGAAGTGATTGCCGGGTGGTTGCGTCCGAAAATCAGCATAGAAAGTCAGGAGTCCGAAGATGCGATTCTCGGTAACGCCGAGATGTTCGCCAACAACGCGGGCCGCTTCCGGCGACACCCAGCCAATGAGATGCTGTACGTCCTGGCAAGCACCGAGAATCATCTCCTGTGCTTCTTCGAAATCTCGTGGTTGGTACTTCGCTCGAAGCAGCGTGCGAATGTCGTCCAGATCCGACTCGCTGACGAGAACCTCTTGAGCCAAGTCTGCGCCCTTCCGCTTTGGGGTGTCGTTGGACGTACGTTGTCGCTGCAATGGGCGCGTGAGATGCTTCACGCGCACTACGGCGAGTATAACATTGCCGATTTGCCTCACAACAGCGGTGCCGTGCCAGAGGAGCGACGAATGTTTGAGCGGATAGCCGAGGAGAAGATTCGCGAGGCCATTGATCGCGGTGATTTTGAGAACCTGCGGTCTTCCGGCAAACGTCTCGCCGCTCAGGACGATGACTACACTGGCGACGACTGGATGGGCAACCACATCCTGCACAATGCCGGGTTCCTCCCGGAGTGGCTTGAGCTCCGCAAACAGATCTACTACGAGCGACCGCATGTACTTGAAGCAGTCGCAGAGTGGCGCGATCTTATTCGTCAGTATGGAACGCGGCACGCGTTGTCGGTACGCGCAGGGGAGAATTACCGAAAGCTGGCGACTGCGATCAATGCCAAGATCGACCTGCATAACATCCGCTGCCCAGGCATCTCATTCGAGCTGGGCCGATTCAGGGAAGATGCTCTGCCGCCTGACATGCCTGTCTAG